A portion of the Candidatus Nitrosotenuis aquarius genome contains these proteins:
- a CDS encoding phosphate signaling complex PhoU family protein — MQSLEDTKQTRRIQISGGSTYTISLPKKWIDELGIKNGDNMTIIKNANRSMTLFPGLGSEKPAKKVTLAISQKDSEESIRRRVIALYLGGYKTIQISSKGVKIPPEYSRLIKDLVRKSMIGTEIVESDSESITIQILTRLPELTFDVALRRMYLMTANMHREAMDALKKFDVKYAEEVVKMDDEVDRFGLYMMRTLIMAIQNSSMMYDVGLEQPSDCLNYRTVISRIERIADHAALIAKRIKFLKEPLEPKLLKELESLSNDAIACFENSISALTKKDHVLAEKVAVNIFQVVEKEKELMYGMKEFKNSTIVKFTLEDIRRTAEYSSDIIETVVNETIRDVVSEK; from the coding sequence TTGCAGTCTCTGGAAGACACTAAACAGACACGCCGAATACAGATCAGTGGCGGCTCCACATACACAATTTCATTGCCAAAAAAATGGATTGACGAGCTTGGAATCAAAAACGGCGATAACATGACCATTATAAAAAACGCAAACCGATCCATGACACTATTTCCTGGACTTGGCAGTGAAAAGCCAGCAAAAAAAGTAACACTTGCCATAAGCCAAAAGGACTCTGAAGAATCAATTAGGCGTAGAGTCATTGCGTTGTATCTAGGCGGATACAAGACAATTCAGATCAGCTCCAAAGGAGTAAAGATTCCTCCGGAATATTCTAGACTGATAAAAGATCTTGTGCGTAAGTCCATGATTGGCACCGAAATTGTCGAGTCAGATTCCGAGTCAATCACAATTCAAATTTTGACCAGGCTGCCAGAGCTGACATTTGATGTGGCGTTAAGAAGAATGTATCTGATGACTGCCAACATGCATCGGGAGGCAATGGATGCGCTCAAAAAATTTGATGTGAAATACGCTGAAGAAGTGGTGAAAATGGATGACGAGGTGGACAGGTTCGGCCTATACATGATGCGGACTCTTATCATGGCAATACAAAATTCCAGCATGATGTATGATGTCGGCCTCGAACAGCCATCAGACTGCCTTAACTATAGAACTGTAATCTCCAGAATAGAAAGAATTGCTGATCATGCAGCGCTAATTGCAAAGAGAATAAAATTCCTAAAAGAGCCATTGGAGCCTAAATTACTAAAGGAATTAGAGTCACTGAGCAATGACGCAATTGCATGCTTTGAGAATTCAATTTCCGCTCTGACAAAAAAAGACCACGTTCTGGCAGAAAAAGTAGCAGTAAACATCTTTCAAGTCGTAGAAAAAGAAAAAGAACTAATGTATGGAATGAAGGAGTTCAAAAATTCCACCATAGTCAAATTCACACTAGAAGACATCAGAAGGACTGCGGAGTACTCTAGCGATATAATAGAGACTGTAGTTAATGAAACC
- the pstC gene encoding phosphate ABC transporter permease subunit PstC has product MLLTNKKSRISADKIFKITATVAGVYVLAIIVLIVFQLYSESHLVWEHEGLGFITGSEWNAVEGREAFGAAPYIAGTLATAGLAMAMGVPISIGIAMFISQAPKFIANPLAIVIDLLAAVPSIIYGFWGLLVFRDFLLYNIEYPLYDTFGQTIWLFSSAPFGLDIFSASIILAIMIIPTISAVSREIMIAVPHMQKEAAYMLGATKWEMFRLAIFPYAKTGLIGAAILGLGRAVGETMAVTMLIGNATGPNAFPQTLFQPGQTMSSIIANEFIEASPASLHLPALIGIGFTLLLVAIAINIVAHLLVSRMLKVKEGVINT; this is encoded by the coding sequence TTGTTGCTGACAAACAAAAAATCAAGAATTTCTGCCGATAAAATTTTTAAAATTACAGCAACAGTTGCTGGAGTCTATGTTCTTGCCATAATTGTATTGATTGTGTTTCAGCTGTACTCAGAGTCTCATCTTGTTTGGGAACACGAGGGCCTGGGCTTCATAACTGGCTCGGAATGGAATGCAGTTGAGGGCAGAGAGGCCTTCGGAGCTGCTCCGTACATTGCAGGAACACTGGCTACAGCAGGCCTTGCAATGGCAATGGGCGTTCCAATTAGCATAGGAATTGCCATGTTCATTTCCCAGGCTCCAAAATTCATCGCAAATCCACTTGCAATAGTAATTGATCTGCTGGCGGCAGTTCCAAGCATTATCTATGGATTTTGGGGCCTGCTAGTTTTTCGAGATTTCTTACTATACAACATAGAGTATCCGCTCTATGATACATTTGGACAAACTATCTGGCTTTTTTCATCTGCTCCGTTTGGCCTAGACATCTTTAGTGCAAGCATAATTTTGGCAATAATGATCATACCAACCATCTCTGCAGTTTCTAGGGAAATAATGATCGCAGTTCCCCACATGCAAAAAGAGGCTGCCTACATGCTTGGCGCAACAAAGTGGGAAATGTTCAGACTGGCAATCTTTCCCTATGCAAAGACTGGCTTGATTGGCGCAGCAATTCTGGGTCTTGGCAGAGCAGTGGGCGAGACAATGGCAGTAACAATGCTGATCGGCAATGCGACAGGCCCTAATGCGTTTCCGCAGACTTTGTTCCAACCGGGCCAAACAATGTCTAGTATCATTGCAAACGAGTTCATCGAGGCATCTCCTGCGTCGTTGCATTTGCCTGCATTAATTGGAATTGGATTCACGTTGCTTTTGGTTGCAATTGCAATCAACATTGTAGC